A genomic window from Diospyros lotus cultivar Yz01 chromosome 2, ASM1463336v1, whole genome shotgun sequence includes:
- the LOC127795200 gene encoding uncharacterized protein LOC127795200 — MATIFLSISTFSLSHSPSSKLPSPSTSSCSPPSPSSCCRCCVGLVPRRTMMVCSNNRRTRRMIVRMAPDEEKLTRRNPLDFPIEWERPKPGRRPDIFPQFSPMKTPLPPPLPCDPPEEDEEEEEKKEEEEEDPEKEEPEKPENQ, encoded by the exons ATGGCCACGATTTTCTTATCAATTTCTACATTCTCTCTATCGCATTCACCCTCCTCCAAATTGCCTTCCCCATCGACATCTTCATGTTCTCCGCCTTCGCCTTCTTCATGTTGTCGGTGCTGTGTAGGGCTCGTGCCTCGACGAACGATGATGGTTTGCAGCAATAATCGAAGAACGCGGAGGATGATTGTTCGTATGGCCCCCGACGAAGAGAAGCTCACTCGCCGAAATCCTCTCGATTTCCCTATT GAGTGGGAAAGGCCCAAGCCTGGGCGTAGACCTGATATTTTCCCTCAATTTAGCCCAATGAAAACACCATTGCCTCCTCCATTGCCTTGTGATCCTcctgaagaagatgaggaagaggaagagaagaaagaggaagaagaggaagatccTGAAAAGGAAGAGCCAGAGAAGCCAGAAAACCAGTAG
- the LOC127795118 gene encoding kinesin-like protein KIN-13B isoform X2, translating to MNAVGRQMQRSGSTGQPHHRRQYSDNFIDSSFNNKWLQSAAQQDFRLYGNNGGGQGSRSGRTVQRSVNGGGNEVFGDPSTPPACSRSSSMRKTWGDEQVSPSELSPGLLDLHSLDTELLPELPGLYNGSSVNHHVHGKSFDDSEPYITTSKVINGGCGVPENSLLKGLFTDKEKATNVAKIKVVVRKRPLNKKEVAKKEEDIITIDRNINSLTVHETKLKVDLTEYLEKHEFVFDAVMGEDVSNDEVYSETVEPIVPIIFQRTKATCFAYGQTGNGKTYTMQPLPLKASQDIFRLMQQSYRNQGFQLFVSFFEIYGGKVFDLLNDRKKLCMREDGKQQVCIVGLQEYRVLNVETVKELIERGNATRSTGITGANEESSRSHAILQLAIKRPVDVNESKPPRVVGKLSFIDLAGSERGADTTDNDKLTRMEGAEINKSLLALKECIRALDNDQGHIPFRGSKLTEVLRDSFVGDSRTVMISCISPNSGSCEHTLNTLRYADRVKSLSKGSSSKRDPLSSSSNLRSSTALPLSSISSSVTASEDSMLDVPYESNRVGWPKQTERELTPSFNIERVPSGRAQGNFSSSLYSNNYKGLRAGDDITEDNSDCFDSSYEQDRSSSMINKMASEVENKTRKTGMQTKPRDVADFQPPKLYTDDDLDALLKEEEDLVTAHRRQVEETMHIVREEMNLLVEVDQPGNQLDDYVSRLNAILSQKAAGILQLQTRLAHFQRHLKEYNVLVSSSGN from the exons atgaacgcAGTTGGAAGACAAATGCAGAGATCTGGTTCCACCGGGCAGCCGCACCACCGCCGCCAGTACTCCGACAACTTCATCGACTCCTCCTTCAACAACAAGTGGCTTCAATCGGCGGCTCAACAG GATTTTCGTTTGTACGGCAACAATGGTGGAGGTCAGGGTTCCAGATCGGGCAGAACCGTGCAGAGGAGTGTTAATGGAGGAGGAAACGAGGTGTTTGGAGATCCCTCAACCCCGCCTGCTTGTTCAAGGTCGTCGAGCATGAGGAAGACCTGGGGGGATGAGCAAGTTTCGCCAAGTGAGCTCAGCCCTGGGTTGCTCGATCTGCATTCCCTTGATACAGAGCTATTGCCGGAG CTTCCTGGTCTATATAACGGATCTTCTGTTAATCACCATGTTCATGGGAAAAGCTTTGATGATTCTGAGCCATACATCACAACCAGCAAAGTTATAAATGGTGGCTGTGGTGTACCAGAAAATAGTCTTCTTAAAGGCTTATTTACAGATAAAGAGAAAGCTACAAATGTAGCAAAGATCAAAGTTGTG GTGCGTAAGAGGCCGCTTAACAAGAAGGAAGtagcaaagaaagaagaagatattaTAACCATAGATCGGAATATTAATTCACTCACTGTTCATGAAACAAAACTCAAG GTTGACCTTACTGAATATCTTGAGAAACATGAATTCGTTTTTGATGCTGTGATGGGTGAAGATGTTTCCAATGATGAA GTGTACTCAGAGACTGTGGAACCCATAGTCCCTATAATTTTTCAACGAACTAAAGCTACCTGCTTTGCTTATGGACAAACAGGCAA TGGAAAGACTTATACCATGCAACCACTTCCCCTCAAGGCATCCCAAGATATTTTCAGACTAATGCAACAATCTTATCGGAATCAAGGATTTCAGTTGTTTGTCAGTTTCTTTGAGATATATGGAGGGAAAGTTTTTGATCTACTTAATGACCGGAA AAAGCTTTGCATGAGGGAGGACGGGAAACAGCAGGTTTGCATAGTGGGTTTGCAAGAATACAGAGTGTTGAATGTAGAGACAGTCAAGGAGTTAATTGAGAGAGGAAATGCCACGAGAAGTACTGGCATAACTGGGGCAAATGAGGAATCCTCTCGTTCGCATGCTATACTTCAGCTTGCCATCAAGAGGCCAGTTGACGTAAATGAGTCAAAACCACCTCGGGTTGTTGGCAAGCTATCTTTTATAGATCTTGCTGGAAGTGAACGTGGTGCAGATACTACTGACAATGATAAACTGACAAG AATGGAAGGTGCTGAAATTAACAAAAGTTTACTTGCTTTGAAAGAATGCATTAGAGCTCTTGACAATGACCAGGGCCACATTCCATTCAGGGGGAGTAAGCTGACTGAGGTTCTTCGAGATTCATTTGTAGGTGACTCCCGCACGGTTATGATATCATGCATTTCACCAAATTCAGGTTCATGCGAACATACTCTCAACACACTAAGATATGCTGACAG AGTTAAGAGTCTATCCAAGGGGAGCAGCTCCAAGAGGGATCCTTTGTCTTCATCCTCAAACCTTAGAAGCTCGACTGCATTGCCCTTATCATCAATTTCATCAAGTGTGACAGCCTCTGAAGATAGCATGCTTGATGTTCCTTATGAAAGCAACAGGGTTGGATGGCCCAAGCAAACTGAAAGGGAGTTGACTCCATCTTTCAACATTGAACGTGTTCCAAGTGGACGGGCGCAAGGCAATTTCTCCTCTTCTTTGTACAGCAATAATTACAAGGGTCTAAGAGCTGGTGATGACATAACTGAAGACAATAGTGATTGCTTCGACTCGAGCTATGAACAAGACAGATCATCATCGATGATAAATAAAATGGCATCAGAGGTGGAGAATAAAACCAGGAAGACTGGGATGCAGACAAAACCGAGGGATGTGGCAGACTTCCAGCCCCCCAAGTTGTACACAGATGATGATCTCGATGCCTTGTTGAAG GAGGAGGAAGATCTTGTAACTGCACATCGGAGACAAGTAGAGGAAACCATGCATATTGTTAGAGAG GAAATGAACCTACTGGTTGAGGTTGATCAACCGGGCAATCAGCTGGACGACTATGTTTCTAGACTGAACGCCATTCTTTCTCAGAAGGCTGCAGGGATTCTGCAACTCCAAACCCGATTGGCCCACTTCCAGAGGCATCTGAAAGAGTACAATGTCTTGGTATCTTCATCTGGTAACTGA
- the LOC127795118 gene encoding kinesin-like protein KIN-13B isoform X1, with product MNAVGRQMQRSGSTGQPHHRRQYSDNFIDSSFNNKWLQSAAQQDFRLYGNNGGGQGSRSGRTVQRSVNGGGNEVFGDPSTPPACSRSSSMRKTWGDEQVSPSELSPGLLDLHSLDTELLPEQLPGLYNGSSVNHHVHGKSFDDSEPYITTSKVINGGCGVPENSLLKGLFTDKEKATNVAKIKVVVRKRPLNKKEVAKKEEDIITIDRNINSLTVHETKLKVDLTEYLEKHEFVFDAVMGEDVSNDEVYSETVEPIVPIIFQRTKATCFAYGQTGNGKTYTMQPLPLKASQDIFRLMQQSYRNQGFQLFVSFFEIYGGKVFDLLNDRKKLCMREDGKQQVCIVGLQEYRVLNVETVKELIERGNATRSTGITGANEESSRSHAILQLAIKRPVDVNESKPPRVVGKLSFIDLAGSERGADTTDNDKLTRMEGAEINKSLLALKECIRALDNDQGHIPFRGSKLTEVLRDSFVGDSRTVMISCISPNSGSCEHTLNTLRYADRVKSLSKGSSSKRDPLSSSSNLRSSTALPLSSISSSVTASEDSMLDVPYESNRVGWPKQTERELTPSFNIERVPSGRAQGNFSSSLYSNNYKGLRAGDDITEDNSDCFDSSYEQDRSSSMINKMASEVENKTRKTGMQTKPRDVADFQPPKLYTDDDLDALLKEEEDLVTAHRRQVEETMHIVREEMNLLVEVDQPGNQLDDYVSRLNAILSQKAAGILQLQTRLAHFQRHLKEYNVLVSSSGN from the exons atgaacgcAGTTGGAAGACAAATGCAGAGATCTGGTTCCACCGGGCAGCCGCACCACCGCCGCCAGTACTCCGACAACTTCATCGACTCCTCCTTCAACAACAAGTGGCTTCAATCGGCGGCTCAACAG GATTTTCGTTTGTACGGCAACAATGGTGGAGGTCAGGGTTCCAGATCGGGCAGAACCGTGCAGAGGAGTGTTAATGGAGGAGGAAACGAGGTGTTTGGAGATCCCTCAACCCCGCCTGCTTGTTCAAGGTCGTCGAGCATGAGGAAGACCTGGGGGGATGAGCAAGTTTCGCCAAGTGAGCTCAGCCCTGGGTTGCTCGATCTGCATTCCCTTGATACAGAGCTATTGCCGGAG CAGCTTCCTGGTCTATATAACGGATCTTCTGTTAATCACCATGTTCATGGGAAAAGCTTTGATGATTCTGAGCCATACATCACAACCAGCAAAGTTATAAATGGTGGCTGTGGTGTACCAGAAAATAGTCTTCTTAAAGGCTTATTTACAGATAAAGAGAAAGCTACAAATGTAGCAAAGATCAAAGTTGTG GTGCGTAAGAGGCCGCTTAACAAGAAGGAAGtagcaaagaaagaagaagatattaTAACCATAGATCGGAATATTAATTCACTCACTGTTCATGAAACAAAACTCAAG GTTGACCTTACTGAATATCTTGAGAAACATGAATTCGTTTTTGATGCTGTGATGGGTGAAGATGTTTCCAATGATGAA GTGTACTCAGAGACTGTGGAACCCATAGTCCCTATAATTTTTCAACGAACTAAAGCTACCTGCTTTGCTTATGGACAAACAGGCAA TGGAAAGACTTATACCATGCAACCACTTCCCCTCAAGGCATCCCAAGATATTTTCAGACTAATGCAACAATCTTATCGGAATCAAGGATTTCAGTTGTTTGTCAGTTTCTTTGAGATATATGGAGGGAAAGTTTTTGATCTACTTAATGACCGGAA AAAGCTTTGCATGAGGGAGGACGGGAAACAGCAGGTTTGCATAGTGGGTTTGCAAGAATACAGAGTGTTGAATGTAGAGACAGTCAAGGAGTTAATTGAGAGAGGAAATGCCACGAGAAGTACTGGCATAACTGGGGCAAATGAGGAATCCTCTCGTTCGCATGCTATACTTCAGCTTGCCATCAAGAGGCCAGTTGACGTAAATGAGTCAAAACCACCTCGGGTTGTTGGCAAGCTATCTTTTATAGATCTTGCTGGAAGTGAACGTGGTGCAGATACTACTGACAATGATAAACTGACAAG AATGGAAGGTGCTGAAATTAACAAAAGTTTACTTGCTTTGAAAGAATGCATTAGAGCTCTTGACAATGACCAGGGCCACATTCCATTCAGGGGGAGTAAGCTGACTGAGGTTCTTCGAGATTCATTTGTAGGTGACTCCCGCACGGTTATGATATCATGCATTTCACCAAATTCAGGTTCATGCGAACATACTCTCAACACACTAAGATATGCTGACAG AGTTAAGAGTCTATCCAAGGGGAGCAGCTCCAAGAGGGATCCTTTGTCTTCATCCTCAAACCTTAGAAGCTCGACTGCATTGCCCTTATCATCAATTTCATCAAGTGTGACAGCCTCTGAAGATAGCATGCTTGATGTTCCTTATGAAAGCAACAGGGTTGGATGGCCCAAGCAAACTGAAAGGGAGTTGACTCCATCTTTCAACATTGAACGTGTTCCAAGTGGACGGGCGCAAGGCAATTTCTCCTCTTCTTTGTACAGCAATAATTACAAGGGTCTAAGAGCTGGTGATGACATAACTGAAGACAATAGTGATTGCTTCGACTCGAGCTATGAACAAGACAGATCATCATCGATGATAAATAAAATGGCATCAGAGGTGGAGAATAAAACCAGGAAGACTGGGATGCAGACAAAACCGAGGGATGTGGCAGACTTCCAGCCCCCCAAGTTGTACACAGATGATGATCTCGATGCCTTGTTGAAG GAGGAGGAAGATCTTGTAACTGCACATCGGAGACAAGTAGAGGAAACCATGCATATTGTTAGAGAG GAAATGAACCTACTGGTTGAGGTTGATCAACCGGGCAATCAGCTGGACGACTATGTTTCTAGACTGAACGCCATTCTTTCTCAGAAGGCTGCAGGGATTCTGCAACTCCAAACCCGATTGGCCCACTTCCAGAGGCATCTGAAAGAGTACAATGTCTTGGTATCTTCATCTGGTAACTGA
- the LOC127795119 gene encoding F-box protein PP2-B15-like, translated as MAMKFDALPEDCIASILSLTSPPDAGKSSAVSSAVRAAAESDLLWESFLPPDYRDVLSRLTSPVLYRSKKELFLRLCIPRLIDGGTKSFSLERSTSKKCYMLSARELSITWATNSLYWCWKPSLQSRFGEVAELITVCWLEIHGKISTRMLTPNTAYTAYLIVNFADRAYGLDYVPSEVLVEVDNHQSRGLIYLRPEEGKRKMPELILTCNRMEALRARVMKGEEKVAHERGDGWLEVELGEFHNDGSEKDVKMSLKEVKGEHLKGGLIVDGIELRPRC; from the exons ATGGCGATGAAGTTTGATGCTTTGCCGGAGGATTGCATCGCCAGCATTCTGTCTCTGACATCCCCTCCAGACGCCGGGAAGTCGTCGGCCGTCTCGTCTGCGGTCCGTGCTGCCGCGGAATCCGATCTCCTTTGGGAGAGCTTCCTGCCGCCGGATTACCGGGATGTGCTCTCGAGGTTGACGTCTCCGGTGCTGTACAGGTCCAAGAAAGAGCTGTTCCTGAGGCTGTGCATTCCACGCCTCATTGACGGGGGTACGAAG AGTTTCTCCTTGGAAAGATCAACAAGTAAGAAATGCTACATGCTAAGTGCAAGGGAGCTTTCAATAACATGGGCAACCAACTCTCTCTATTGGTGCTGGAAACCCTCCCTCCAATCAAG ATTTGGTGAAGTTGCGGAGCTTATAACCGTTTGTTGGCTTGAAATCCATGGAAAGATAAGCACTAGGATGCTCACACCAAACACAGCATACACAGCTTATCTAATTGTTAATTTTGCGGATCGCGCTTAtgggttggactatgttcccTCAGAAGTATTAGTTGAAGTTGATAATCACCAATCACGAGGTTTAATTTATCTTCGTCcggaagaaggaaagagaaaaatgcCAGAATTGATTTTGACATGTAACAGAATGGAAGCCTTGAGGGCTAGGGTCATGAAAGGGGAAGAAAAGGTGGCTCACGAGAGGGGAGATGGATGGTTGGAGGTTGAACTTGGCGAGTTCCACAATGATGGGTCCGAGAAAGATGTGAAAATGAGCCTAAAGGAGGTTAAGGGGGAGCACTTGAAAGGTGGGCTTATTGTGGACGGAATTGAGCTAAGACCAAGGTGTTGA